From a region of the Chrysemys picta bellii isolate R12L10 chromosome 7, ASM1138683v2, whole genome shotgun sequence genome:
- the LOC135972553 gene encoding SRRM2 protein homolog rsr-2-like gives MQADNRKRAPAWTVREVLDLIAVWGEDSVLAELRSKRRNAKTFEKISKGMMERGHNRDSEQCRVKVKELRQAYQKTKEANGRSGSEPRTCRYYAELHAILGGAATTTPPLFVDSGSGIVSTPEDSADGVEEEEEEEEDELAESTQHSILPNSQDLFITLTEVPSQASQASTQDSDPMEGTSAAANSSSLPPPSRRLSQIRRRKKKTREDMFSEIMQSSRSDRAHLNEWKETVSKYRKEVSDREERRDQREERRDQREERRDDRDERWRQEDQRMKDATLGLLRRLVEVQERLLENRLPLQPLFHPPPSPCSVSSSPRRVRTRGGRLRTPSHSTPVDSPSKRLSFF, from the exons atgcaggctgataatcgaaaaagagcaccagcatggaccgtgagggaggtactggatctgatcgctgtatggggagaggattcagtgcttgcagaacttcgttcaaaaagacgaaatgcaaaaacttttgaaaaaatttccaagggcatgatggagagaggccacaatagggactctgagcagtgccgcgtgaaggtcaaggagctcagacaagcctatcaaaaaacaaaggaggcaaacggtcgctccgggtcagagccgcggacatgccgctactacgccgagctgcatgcaattctagggggggctgccaccactaccccacctttgttcgtggattctgggtcggggatagtctcgacgcctgaggattctgccgatggggtagaggaggaggaggaggaggaggaggatgagcttgcagagagcacacagcactccattctccccaacagccaggatctttttatcaccctgactgaagtaccctcccaagcctcccaagccagtacccaagactctgaccccatggaagggacctcag cagctgcaaattcctcaagcctccctcctccatcccgaaggttatcacagataaggcgtcgtaagaagaagacgcgggaggacatgttttctgaaattatgcaatccagcaggagtgacagagctcatctgaatgagtggaaggaaacagtttcaaagtataggaaagaagtcagtgatcgtgaggagaggagggaccaacgtgaggagaggagggaccaacgtgaggagaggagggacgatcgagatgagagatggcggcaggaagaccagaggatgaaggatgcaacgctggggctgctccggcgtctggtggaggttcaggaacggctgctggaaaacagactgccgcttcagcccctgttccaccctcccccctccccatgttccgtatcctcctcacccagacgtgtaagaacgcggggggggaggctccgtacaccttcccattccaccccagtagacagcccaagcaaaaggctgtcatttttttaa